The Streptomyces collinus DNA segment GCTCAGGTTGAACCCCCAGGTGAGAGAGGTGGAGTAGCGGTCCCCGGGCCCCTCGTGGCCGTGCGGGGCGGTGGGGGCCGTCGGGGTCAGCAGCAGCTCGGCATCGGCGAACAGCCCGGCCAGCCGCCGGTCGTTCTCCGCCCGGACCCGCCCGGCCCCGGCCAGGTCGGAACCGGGGGTGCGCAGGGCAAGCCAGGCCGGGCCGGGATCCGTCAGCCGCAACGGCACCCGCGGACGCACCAGCCGTAGGACCCCTGCCGCCACGAGCCGCTCCACCGCGGCCCTCGCGAGCGCGACGGGCTCCGGGTCGGGGTCGGCGAAGCCCAGGTCGGGGGACCAGACCGCCGGGACGGGGAGGGCCGCCCCGGCAGGTGCCCGCTCCCCGGACACCACCGTCCACCACAGCCCGGCGTCCGACGCCGAGCGGGCGAGCACCCCGGGAACCGCGAGTCCCGTTCGGTCGCCCGACGGCAGCCGGCCGCTCGTCGTCTTCAGGCCGACCACCCCGCACCACGCCGCCGGGATGCGCACCGACCCGGCCCCGTCGCCGCCCGTCGCCAGCGGCACCAGCCCGGCCGCCACGGCCGCCGCGGCCCCGGCCGACGAGCCGCCCGGCGTCCGGTCGGCCCGCCACGGATTGACGGTCCGGCCCTGAGCCCCGAGCCCCCACGTCTGCCAGGGCGTCCCCGGCCCGGGCACGGAGGTCGCCCCCACGGGCACGCAACCGGCCGCGAGCAGCGGACCCGCCGCACGCAGCCCGTGCCGCCCCTTCACGGCGACCGGCACGCCGGCCAGCGGCAGGAAGACGTCCGCGCCCCGCCGGTCGAGTCGCGCGTCCACCTCGCGCGCCCGCCGCAACGCCTCGTCGTGCCACACCTCGGCGAACGCGCACAGCTGCGGATCGGTCCGCTCGATCCGGTCCAGGGCCGCCGCGGCGACATCCGCCGCGCGCAGCTCCCGGGCCCGTACCCCCGCCGCGATCTCCCCGGCCGACAGGGGGACGGCCGTCAGCGGCAGGGCGGTCAGCGTGCCGCTCCCGTCAGCCGGGCCAGGGCCTCCGTCCCGCGCGGCGGACGCCCCGGTTCACCGAGCCGCCAGGACGGCACCCACGGCACGCGGTACACGTCGATGACCGACTCCAGCGATCTGACCCGCTGGGCGAGCGGACGCGGCAGCCGGCCCGGGGCGTCCGCCACGAGGACGATCGCGTCCAGGTCGAGCCCCGGCGGAGCCTGGCCGCGCCGGAAGATCTCCACCGCCCCGGCGGCCGTGTCCAGCCCGGCCGCATGCGTCCGCGCGACCAGCAGCACCGACGGGGGATCGCCGGGCCCGGGCCAGGACCGGCCGCTGTCATGGCCGCCGTAGACCGCGGCGAGCGTGGAGACGCCCGCGCCGCCGTGCAGGCCGACCCAGGAGAAACGCCGCGCCGCGGCATGGGCGTGCGCGGGCTCCGGCGGCCCCGGCTCCGGGGTCGTCACCGGGCCGCGCAGCCAGATCTCCGGCCCCTGTCGCATGCCTGTGTGCATGCCCCTCTCCTCCCTCGTACGCCCGGTCTTCATGCCCTCGGTGACGACCGTGCCGGGGCGGGCGTCCCTTGGGACGAGCCTGTGACACCGTGGTGACGTGAGAAACGGGGGCGAGCGGACACACTCGACAGTAGGTGTACGACGCCCAGTGAGGGGACGATGTCGCGACTCAGCCGCGAGAAGAAGCGGGAACAGAAGCAGGCCGCACACGCGGCGACCCCGGCGGCGCCGATCGACGTCCATGTCCCCGGGCCCGGCACGGACGTGGGAGGGGGCACCGGCGGGGTGTCCGACGGCGCCCTGGTCGGTGGCGTCCCGGTCTTCGCCGCTCCCGGTGAGGAGGTCCAGCGGGCCGTCCTGAACCGCCTCCACCACATCGCCCTCGCCACCGGCCACCCCGTCCTCGCCACGATCCGCGACGAGCGCATCGGCTACGTCGTCCCGCTCCAGGTCGACCCGGACGGCTCCAGCCACTTCACGGCCGAGCCGGTCGCCACGGACCCGCCGGTGCCGCAGCACGCGCGAGGTGAGGCCACGCGTACGTCACCGGTGCCGCAGCACGCGCGAGGCGAAACCACGCGTACGCCACCGGTGCCGCAGCCCGCCCGAGCCGACGCCACCCGTACGCCACCCGTGCCGCAGCACGCCCGAGGCGAGGCCGCGGCCCCGCCCGAGCCGCGGCACCCGCACGGCGACAGTGCCACGCACGTGCTGCGTCCCGCGCCGGAGTCCGGCCGCGGCGCGACCCCGACCTTTCCGCTGCGGGCCGTGCCCGAGCCGCAGCCGGCCGACGAACCCGTACCGACGTTCGAGCTGCGCGCCGTGCCGGAGCAGACGGAGTCCGCGCCGGAAGACGCGCCGCCGGCCCCGGGCGCGGCGACGCCGCCCGGCACCGTCGCCCCGCCCACCGGCGAGTTCGGCCCGCCCCCGCCCATGGACGCCAGGCCGCTCCCGGTTCCCGAGGCCCGGCCGGCTCCGCGGCCCGCGCCGGTCCCCGAGGACGCCCTGATCGCCGCCGACCCCGACCCCAAGCCCACGCCCCCGCGCGGCTTCGACGCCGTCGCGGAGGCCGTGCTCGGGGACGAACCCCTCACCGCCCCGGGCGATCCCGCCGCCCCCGCGTTGCTCGCGGAGCCGATCGGGCGCATCAACGAGGCGGTGAAGGAGGGCAGGATCGAAGCGGCGTCCGCCCTGGCGGAGCAGACCGTCGTGCAGGCGTCCGCGACGCTCGGGCCGGAGCACCCCGAGGTGCTCCGGCTGTGCGAACTCACGGCATACATCGCCTACTTGGCGGGCGACCCGCTCCGCGCCTTCCGGCTGTCGCTCGACCTGGCCGGTGCCCGCCGCCGGGCCGGCGACCCGGAGGCCGCCTACGGCAACGTGGAGAGCGCGGCCACCGCCTGGCGCGCGGTGCGCGACCCGGCGCTCGGGCTGGAGCTGGGACGGGACCTGATCGGCCTGTGGACGGAGCTCGCCGCCGAGGACGGCCCGGCCGCCGAGGAGGTCGAGCAACTGGAGTCGGCCCGCGCCCGCATGGGCCGCCTCACCGAACGCGCCG contains these protein-coding regions:
- a CDS encoding amidase, with the translated sequence MRAADVAAAALDRIERTDPQLCAFAEVWHDEALRRAREVDARLDRRGADVFLPLAGVPVAVKGRHGLRAAGPLLAAGCVPVGATSVPGPGTPWQTWGLGAQGRTVNPWRADRTPGGSSAGAAAAVAAGLVPLATGGDGAGSVRIPAAWCGVVGLKTTSGRLPSGDRTGLAVPGVLARSASDAGLWWTVVSGERAPAGAALPVPAVWSPDLGFADPDPEPVALARAAVERLVAAGVLRLVRPRVPLRLTDPGPAWLALRTPGSDLAGAGRVRAENDRRLAGLFADAELLLTPTAPTAPHGHEGPGDRYSTSLTWGFNLSGHPALSLPAGFDGDGCPAGLQLVAPPGREALLLAVAREA
- a CDS encoding DUF6668 family protein; the encoded protein is MHTGMRQGPEIWLRGPVTTPEPGPPEPAHAHAAARRFSWVGLHGGAGVSTLAAVYGGHDSGRSWPGPGDPPSVLLVARTHAAGLDTAAGAVEIFRRGQAPPGLDLDAIVLVADAPGRLPRPLAQRVRSLESVIDVYRVPWVPSWRLGEPGRPPRGTEALARLTGAAR
- a CDS encoding tetratricopeptide repeat protein yields the protein MSRLSREKKREQKQAAHAATPAAPIDVHVPGPGTDVGGGTGGVSDGALVGGVPVFAAPGEEVQRAVLNRLHHIALATGHPVLATIRDERIGYVVPLQVDPDGSSHFTAEPVATDPPVPQHARGEATRTSPVPQHARGETTRTPPVPQPARADATRTPPVPQHARGEAAAPPEPRHPHGDSATHVLRPAPESGRGATPTFPLRAVPEPQPADEPVPTFELRAVPEQTESAPEDAPPAPGAATPPGTVAPPTGEFGPPPPMDARPLPVPEARPAPRPAPVPEDALIAADPDPKPTPPRGFDAVAEAVLGDEPLTAPGDPAAPALLAEPIGRINEAVKEGRIEAASALAEQTVVQASATLGPEHPEVLRLCELTAYIAYLAGDPLRAFRLSLDLAGARRRAGDPEAAYGNVESAATAWRAVRDPALGLELGRDLIGLWTELAAEDGPAAEEVEQLESARARMGRLTERAARNQ